In Rhodococcus rhodochrous, a single genomic region encodes these proteins:
- a CDS encoding CHAP domain-containing protein: MTGEVMRRRRPVAAVLAVVLALCAVLAVLVWWILPNRLFPWDSAPFPEIDTSALSPAQVRVVELLEEQHEAQNPGTFYSEGVREPWCADFVSWIMREAGVPLSNPHSGHWRIPGVFTLQEYYEQVDRYEPAGTGYRPEVGDVVLYHNRIGLGQREHTNIVVAVDGDSAITVGGNEMGRIRVHELDVTGDDAVVGFGRLPG; the protein is encoded by the coding sequence ATGACCGGTGAGGTGATGCGGCGGCGACGGCCGGTCGCCGCCGTCCTCGCCGTCGTGCTCGCGCTGTGTGCGGTGCTCGCGGTGCTCGTGTGGTGGATCCTGCCGAACCGGCTGTTCCCGTGGGACAGTGCGCCATTCCCCGAGATCGACACCTCGGCGTTGTCGCCGGCGCAGGTGCGGGTCGTCGAACTGCTCGAGGAACAGCACGAGGCGCAGAATCCCGGCACGTTCTACTCGGAGGGTGTCCGCGAACCGTGGTGCGCCGACTTCGTCAGCTGGATCATGCGGGAAGCCGGTGTGCCGCTGTCCAATCCGCATTCGGGTCACTGGCGGATCCCCGGCGTGTTCACGCTCCAGGAGTACTACGAGCAGGTCGACCGCTACGAACCGGCGGGCACGGGATACCGGCCGGAAGTCGGCGATGTGGTGCTGTACCACAACAGGATCGGCCTCGGTCAGCGCGAACACACGAACATCGTCGTCGCCGTCGACGGTGATTCGGCGATCACCGTCGGCGGCAACGAGATGGGCCGGATCCGCGTCCACGAACTCGACGTGACCGGGGACGACGCGGTGGTCGGCTTCGGGCGGCTGCCGGGCTGA
- a CDS encoding RNB domain-containing ribonuclease, with amino-acid sequence MVTTPIVVAPAIDFADVRAEFDLVDEFPPEALAEARHATDRYADVREDRTDLPLVTIDPPGSMDLDQALHLERTDDGFVLHYAIADVYALVEPGGALDAETHRRGQTFYLPDGSVPLHPRELSEGTASLLPDAVRPAVLWRIETDHRAEPVAVSVRRALVRSVARMHYAGVQRDADAGRLHPSVEALPDFGRLREAAALARGAIELRLPAQDVVQDGDDWTLQIEPRTEADEWNSEISLLTGMCAAQIMIDARVGLLRTLPPADPAAVDALRRTARSLDVPWPSGLGVGAFLASFDANDPKTLVLMSEAPTLLRGASYAAFDGELPETILHGAIGAPYAHVTAPLRRLSDRYATEVCLAVSSGRDVPEAVRAELSAMPKIMSSTDSLAGKVNRACIDLTEAVVLAPRVGETFEATVLKEATERRDAEVFVVSETVIGPCGGAPEEGSTVRVRLTLADPQARKIRFDHDR; translated from the coding sequence GTGGTGACCACTCCGATTGTCGTCGCGCCGGCGATCGACTTCGCCGACGTGCGCGCCGAGTTCGACCTCGTCGACGAGTTCCCGCCGGAGGCCCTCGCCGAGGCGCGACACGCGACCGACCGCTACGCGGACGTCCGTGAGGACCGCACCGATCTTCCTCTCGTGACCATCGACCCACCCGGATCGATGGACCTCGACCAGGCCCTGCATCTCGAACGCACCGACGACGGCTTCGTGCTGCACTACGCGATCGCCGACGTGTACGCACTCGTCGAACCGGGTGGCGCGTTGGATGCCGAGACGCACCGCCGCGGGCAGACCTTCTATCTGCCCGACGGCTCGGTGCCGTTGCATCCGCGCGAGCTGTCCGAGGGCACCGCGAGCCTGCTGCCGGACGCCGTCCGTCCGGCGGTGTTGTGGCGCATCGAGACCGACCACCGCGCCGAGCCCGTCGCGGTGAGCGTGCGTCGTGCCCTCGTCCGGTCGGTCGCACGTATGCACTACGCCGGAGTGCAACGCGACGCCGACGCGGGCCGGTTGCATCCGTCCGTCGAGGCGTTGCCCGATTTCGGGCGGTTGCGGGAGGCCGCAGCGCTCGCCCGTGGAGCGATCGAACTGCGCCTGCCCGCGCAGGACGTCGTGCAGGACGGCGACGACTGGACGCTGCAGATCGAACCGCGCACCGAGGCCGACGAGTGGAACTCCGAGATCTCGCTGCTCACCGGGATGTGCGCCGCGCAGATCATGATCGACGCGCGGGTCGGCCTGCTGCGCACGCTCCCACCCGCTGATCCCGCCGCGGTCGATGCTCTGCGCCGCACCGCGCGGTCGCTCGACGTGCCGTGGCCGTCGGGGCTGGGTGTCGGTGCCTTCCTCGCCTCGTTCGACGCCAACGACCCGAAGACACTCGTATTGATGAGCGAAGCGCCGACACTGCTGCGCGGTGCGTCCTACGCGGCCTTCGACGGTGAACTGCCCGAGACGATCCTGCACGGCGCGATCGGTGCGCCCTACGCGCACGTCACCGCGCCGCTGCGCCGGTTGTCCGACCGGTACGCCACCGAGGTGTGCCTCGCGGTGTCGTCGGGCCGGGACGTCCCGGAGGCGGTCCGCGCCGAACTGTCCGCGATGCCGAAGATCATGTCGTCGACCGATTCTCTCGCCGGGAAGGTGAACCGGGCGTGCATCGACCTGACCGAGGCGGTCGTGCTCGCGCCGCGGGTGGGGGAGACCTTCGAGGCGACTGTCCTGAAGGAGGCGACCGAGCGGCGCGACGCGGAGGTGTTCGTCGTTTCCGAGACCGTCATCGGCCCGTGCGGTGGGGCGCCCGAGGAGGGCAGCACGGTGCGGGTGCGGCTCACCCTCGCCGACCCGCAGGCCCGCAAGATCCGCTTCGACCATGACCGGTGA